CGACCTTTTCAAGCTCCCAAGGTCTTCCAATGCTTTCTCGTCTAGGATTCTTCCTAACCATTCCTTTCCCAGGCCCTCCGCCATCACCGCCACCACCATGGCCCTCACCCCAGAGCCTATAATCTCGCGCATCAGGAGGCCTTGGTCCTTGCGCCAAAGGGGAGAGAATGTCCTTAGTCCCAGCTTATGGCACACGCCGTTTATGCGATCCCATTGATAATCGGAGGCCACCGCACCCGTCACCACTCCATCCACTTTTATGAGGGAGAGGGCACGCGCTAGAGCCTCAAGATCCCCTTCCTCACTTCCATCACTATGAACGGTTACCATACTCTTACCCATGGCTTCCGCCATAAGTGGTAGAAGGTGCAGGTTGGGGGTATGGAATACCAGGGAATAGGGATCTTCCGGCACCACGCTGACCAAAACACTCACTCGATGACCCATTTGCTCCATGAGATAAGCGGCATAGGTAGAGTCTTTTCCTCCAGAGAACAGCGCGGCCAGATTCATCATGCTATCGTAAGCACTGCGAATATAAGTCGCTTGTTGCGACCGGTTAGTGTTTTATCTCAGCATCACCGTGTTGGTGGTACGATGTATTGCCCCAAATGCAATAAGACTATTAAAAAGGAGAAGCTGGAGGCCCTGCGCAAAGAATTGATGGAACGCTATCATAGAGACCAATTGGAAAGGGGGCTCTGCCCTGTCTGCAACACAGAACTATTGGACCTGGATAAGATAAGGAGGGAAAAGAATGCGCGCTGAGGAGCTTACTGCCGCGGAGTTCGCCGACATAGTTAAGAAGTCACCCGTGGCCTTTATGCCGTTTGGGGCCATGGAAGCACATGGACCTCATCTGCCTCTGGGTACAGATAGTCTACAGCCAGAGGCCCTATGCAACGCCTTGGCTAAAAGATTAGGAGGAATCGTATTCCCTACCATAAGCTATGGCCATCACTCCTCCACGCGCAATATGCCAGGGACTATTGCCATTAGCTATGATACTTTGAGATCCTTGACCAAGGATGTACTCGAGTCATTAGAAAGGAACGGCATTACACGGATGGTCTTGGTTAGCGGTCACGCAGGCACGCTTCATATGGCAGCAATCAGAAACGCGGCTGAGGAGTTCGTGCGCCGCTCAAGGGCGAAAGTTATGGTCCTTAGTGACTATGATATCGCTTCTATGTTCCCCATGAGCGAGAATAGAGAGTGGCCAGATGGACATGGGGGCATGATCGAGACCTCAAGGATAATGGCCATCCGCCCGGATCTGGTCAGGAAGCAACGACCGAGAGGGCGCTTCTACGATAAAGGATATATGATCGTCCCTGACCCTGAGACCTGCATGCCCGAAGGCATGGTAGGAGATACCACCGAGGCCAGCGCTGAGCTAGGGGAAAGAGTGAATTCTTTCATCCTAGAGAGGTTGGCAGAACTTGTAGAGCGTAATCTGATGAGGTGAGCCATTTGGACAAGAAGAGGGCAGCGGCAGAGAAGGCAGTATCGATGATCAAGGACGGCATGATCATAGGTTTAGGGACCGGCAGCACCGCGGCTCACGCCATCGAGTTGATAGGGAGGAGGGTGGCAGAGGGGCTGAGTATTGTGGGCATTCCTACCTCGACCACCACGGAATCTCTGGCCAAGGAGGCAGGGATTCCTTTGGTCTCGCTGGATGAGGTGGAGAAAGTAGACCTCACCATAGATGGAGCAGATGAGGTGGATCCGAATTTGGACCTGATCAAGGGCATGGGTGGCGCTCTGCTGAGGGAAAAAGTAGTGGCCTTTGCTTCGACTGAAGAGGTTATTATCGTTGACGATTCAAAACTGGTGGAAGTACTGGGAACCAAGTCCCCTCTTCCTGTGGAGGTCGTGCCTTTTGGTCACAGGAAAACAGCTAAAGCCTTAGAGGCTTTAGGATGCAAAGCTGCTCTAAAAGGAGGGGACCGCCCCTTCATCACCGACAATGGTAATCTGATTTATGAGTGCAAATTCCGGAGTATAGATGATCCAAAAATGTTAGAGGCTAAGATTCACCTTATCCCTGGTGTGGTAGAGTGCGGCTTGTTCCTGAATTTGGCGACTAAAGTGGTGATAGCCTCAGAGAAAGGCACGGAGGTGCGGTCTAGAAGCAACTTGCCTAGGCCTGCTCACTTTGAATCACATTTTTGAGCGCTTCGATGTTGGCCTCGATGCGCTCAATTCTCTTCCTTTCCTCCTTTTCCAATGCCTCAACGATCTTTTCAAAAGGTATGGCAAGCTTGTAGGCATGTACTGGTCGTCCTTTTCCTTCCTTCTTTATATCGCGCTTTGTGACCCATTTGCGCCGACGCAGCTCCTGCATAGCTATGGATACCTCAGGCTGGCGCAAGGCTGTCGATATTTCTATCTCCACTGAGGTTGTCTCATCCTTCTTTCGCAAAAATGCTAATGTTTTGGCCACATTCTTTGGCATCCCGGTGTTTATCAGCAACTCCACCAGGGTATCGTCCTTTTTACTCAAACCTCTCTCCCCCATAAATTTCAACCTAATGAAATATTATTCTGTTCATATTTACCCTTTTCTATTAACCCTTGAATTCAAATGCCTTCCTACAATCTGGATAGTCAGCTCACCGAACCAAACTCGGACCGTAAGTGGGCATGATTGCAGCGCGAAACTTCGAAAAATTTCACCAACTATAAAAAAGATGCGATATTTATCATGCCTCGATATTACTCATTTCTTTTTCGACAGAATCTTCATCAAAATCATTTAATAATTATATATATTAAGTAATTATAATATAAAGGTAATTATGATATTAAAAAACGCCACAGTTGGGTCGATTAACTTATTATTTTACTTTCGATCGCTTCAGCGATATGATGAATGTGTTTATGCCTTAAATGAAAAATCAAGTAAAATTATTGAAACGCGCCCCTTTCCCTTCTCCTCCAAAATGCCAGTTGCGGCTTCCAAGGACTTCTGCACTTCTTCCTGAAGGCATTGTTCTTATATATGAAATGAGTGTTAGGGCTTCCTGCTTCCGAGGTGAACCTATAATGAAGATGCCCAGGAACATCGACACCTATTGCCCATTTTGCAAAACGCACAATGAGCATGAGGTGGAGAGGGTAAAGAAGAAGAAAGCCAGCGAGCTGAAGTGGGGGCAGAGGCGCTTCCGTCGTGCCACCTCTGGATATGGAGGCTTTCCCAGGCCCAAGCCTGAAGGCCGCGAGAAGCCAACCAAGCGTATAGCCCTGCGCTATCGCTGTAAGAAGTGCAAGAAAGCGCACCAGAAGCCATGCTTCCGGGCTAAGAAGTTCGAGCTCACGGAGTGATACCAATGGTCCACACAGGTAATTTTGTCAAGGTCAAGTGCCCCGACTGCCAGAATGAGCAGATCGCATTCAAGCGACCATCCACTCCCGTTACGTGCCATGTTTGCGGCTCCACTCTAATACGCCCTCGAGGTGGCAACGGAGCCTTCAAGGGACAACTCATTGAGGTGGTAGACTAAATGCGTAAGGCCCCAGAGTTCCCTGAAGAAGGCGAATTGGTTGTCTGTACCGTGCAGAACGTGAAGAACTTTGGGGCATTCGTTACTCTAGATGAGTATGGGGGAAAAGAAGGCTTCGTCCATGTAAGGGATGTGGCCACTGGATGGGTAAAATACATTCGCGATTACATAAGAGAAGGGCAGAAAGTCGTTTGCAAAGTCCTGGGCGTCGATCCATCGAAGGGACACATAGACCTTTCATTGAAATCGGTGAATGAGCATCAAAGGCGCGAGAAGATACAACAGTGGAAGAACGAGACCAAAGCGGAGAAGTTGCTGGAGATAGTGGCTGAACGCTTGGGAATCACCTTAGATCAAGCTTATGAGAGGTTCGCGGATGAGCTGATAGAAAAGTTTGGGAGCCTCTATAACGCCTTTGAGCAGTGCTCTGCCAACGAAAAGACCCTGGAGGAGAGTGGACTATCAGGCCCTTGGACGAAAGTGTTCATCGAGGTAGCAAAAGACAATGTGACGCCACCGTTCGTGCAAATCTCAGGTGTATTGGAGCTGAAGTGCCCTGCCTCGGATGGAGTAGAGAAGATTAAGAGTTCCATTTTAAAGGGATTAGAAAGGGGCAAGGATCGCATCAACGTGCAGTACATTGGCGCACCTCGATACCGCATAATCGTAACCGCGCCGGATTACAAATCGGCGGAGGAAGAATTGCGCCAGGTGACTGGGACGATTATCGAGAGCATTAAAGCGTGTGGCGGAGAGGGCGAATTTCACCGGGAGGCGAAATAGCGAGACAGGGCAAATACTTCTACCTGTTACGCCATTTTCTTAATGGAAAGGTTAAAAATGAAGACCTCGTTTAGAAAGTGCCCTAAATGCCAGGAGTACTCTTTGGACGAGAGGTGCGGCAGATGCGGTGTGGCGACAGTGGTGCCGGTTCCTCCGCGCTACTCTCCTGAGGATCGCTATGGCGAGTACAGAAGAAGGCTGAAGAGGGAGGCAGGTGAAATCGATGGAAAATATTAGAATTGTATACTATGAGGAGCCGAAGCTTCAATCGCCCGTCCTGGTTGAGGGGTTACCGGGCGTTGGCAACGTTGGAAAACTGGCTGCGGAACATATGGTGGAACAGGTGAAGGCTGTCAAGTTCGCTGATATTTACTCCAAGTATTTCCCTCCCCAGGTGCTACTGGACGATGAAGGGGTGGTGAGACTCGTCTCCAACTCGCTTTACTATTATAAAGGAAAAGGGAAGCGGCCTGACATCATATTCTTAACGGGTGATTATCAAGGCCTCACCCCAGAAGGTCAGTATGAGCTTTCTGCCTTTATTATCGACCTGGTGCGAAAATGGAATGTCAGCCGCATTTACACTTTAGGAGGCTACGGCATAGGAAAGATGGTGGAGAAGCCTCGCGTGCTTGGTGCCGCCACCGACAAAGAAATGGTGGAGGAGATGAAGGCTAAGGGAGTGATCTTTTCCAAGGGCGAGCCAGGCAGCGGAATAGTAGGAGCCAGCGGATTGCTCCTTGGCTTAGGAAAGATAGAGGGCATAAAAGCTGTATGCTTAATGGGTGAGACCTCCGGCTATTTTGTAGACCCGAAGGGGGCAGAGGCAGTGCTGCGCATACTCGCCTCGATACTGGGGGTGGAGCTTGACTTTACAGAGTTGGAGAGCAAGGCGGAGCAGATTGACCTCATAACCTCGAGGCTCAAAGAGCTGGAGACCCCGCAAGAGCCTAAGAGAGAAGACCTCGGCTATATCGGATGAGCAGTTGAGACTCTTAGTCCATAGAGTGTTGACTCCTGCGAAGAGAGTCTCATCCTAGCATGCTCTCCACAGCGTGTTGCAAATAGCTGCTAGTCTATTCTCATCTTATTTATGTTCTCTCGAGCACTAATAGTCAGAATGAGTAGCAGATCGTGATGCGTCCTTGATGCTATACCAGAAAAGTAGGTTGTTATCTTTGTAAGTTAACTATGAAAAATAATATAATGATTTATAAAAAAAATTCTATTTAATCAAAACAGCACTGATCTTTAAAAAAATAAGAAAAAAAGGGGGGAGGTAATCGTGACCCCTGAAACTGAGTGAATGTGCATCCCATCCCATTCTATCTCAGGCTCATTTCTTAAGATATTGCTGTTCGAACTCCTCCATCGCTGCCAAGGTCCTTTCCGCCTCCTCCATTTTCTTCACCTTTTCCATCACCATCTCCACTCGCTGGTAGGTGAAGTCGCGGATGGCCGCCCTGATGGCTTCCGATCTAGAAGGGAAATCGTCCACCTTTACCAGGAAATCGAGAGCCCTAATGTACCTAGCAGGCAGGCGTAATGTGACCTTCTCCAGATCGTCTCCTTCCATCAGCGCACCTTGGAGGACATGAGAGGTCTATCCGACCTCTTTTGTCGGACAAAAGATAACGCAAGAAGGGTATATATAGATTCCCATCTCAGAATTACATCGAAAACCCCTAGAGAGCTGAGGATGAACCGCCTGGTGCCGCGATCGCGTCGAGCATAAGCAACTCAAGGAACAAAATTTCAAATATGGTTTCTGTATTTTAGTGCGTACCCGACTTAGCTCAGTCTGGTTAGAGCGGCTGACTGTAGTGGGTTTCCGGCATGTCCGGTCTCCAGCCGTTATCAGCAGGCGCCCGGTTCAAATCCGGGAGTCGGGACTTCATTTTAATTAAAGATGATTTCAAAGTTTCGAATTTATGCATAATTTGATAATCCTTTTTGGATCCTTTTCTGAGGGCTTAAGAAAATTCTTTTTCTGAGGGGCTCATAGTTTCTTCATGGCCTTAAGAAAACTCCTCTTTGATAATCCGAGATTCTAACTTATCATTGCCTTTCCCAAAAGACGTAGTGAACTTAAGTTCGAATTAACCGCAGGACCCCACTCTAATTTTATAAATGGAAAACAAAATAACTTTCTACATGAAATTAGACTCAAGGAGAACGCAATATAATTCATGAACATTCGAAATATTATAGAAATGATGGCTTTCTGCATATACTACTGAGTATCAAATGGCGGACTTGTGGGCGCTCATTATATATTTTGTAGGATTAATCTATATCATCCATCGCGCATTCATATAATGCGATGCAAGATGAGTGGATGATATGTTCAAAGGCCCCATTAAGGTTCTGGTAATCATTGCCAAAGAGGATTTGCGAAAGCATATGCTGGATATAATCTCGCGTTCTCCTATAGTGAAGATGGAACCTACCATGGCAGTTACCTTCAATGAAGGCGCGAACTTGGCCACCCAGGATAAATTCGGAGTGGCTCTTGTGGACCTTGATCTTCCAGATTGCGCGGGGCTAGATGCTTTAGTAAGGCTGAGGGAGAAGGCTCCACGACTTCCCATCACTATACTAACGAATTCTTTGGATGAAAGTGCAATGGCAAAGGCGAGACAACTTGGGGCTCAGAATCACGCCATAATCGGTCATTTCGATGAGGTGTCTCTGCCAAGTTTCCTTCTGTGCGCTATGGAACGTCAAACGGCAGATGAAATGAATAAGACGTTGAAGGTCGTGAACAGCATTCTTCGCCATGATGTGCTGAATAATCTTACCGTAATTGGTGGGTCCTTGGAAATTTTCAAAATGAAAAGAGATGAGAAGTTCCTCAACTCCGCCATTAATGCAGTGGATAGATCAGTTGACCTCATCAAGAAGATGAAGGAAGTGGAGAACGTAATCTCTCCCAAAGAGATGAAAAAAATAGATCTACGGATGGTACTGGAAGAGTTGGTGAAAAAATATTCAGGCAGTACCACTCGCTTTTTCTTATCAGGGGAAGGGAGCGTTTTGGCGGATGATGCGTTACCTTCCGTCTTCGATAACATCATCATAAACGCCCTGTTGCATTCCAACACAGATGAGGTGAGAATCGATATAACAGACCGTATTTCTGAAGGGATATGCGAGGTCCGTATCGCGGATAAGGGTATCGGCATTCCCGATGAAATAAAAGCAAAGATCTGGCAGGAGGGTTTCAAGTACGGGAAGAGCGGTCAATCCGGTCTAGGCCTATTCATCGTGCGCAAAGTGGTGGAGAGGTATGGGGGCTCTGTGAACGTGGTTGACAACATCCCCAAAGGCACTATCTTCATTGTTCGATTGCACCGATGGGAGGAGAACAAATAATCATTCGTAAAAACCATTATAATAAAAGATGTGAGCTTCAGCCCTTTCCTAGCAACGTTCCAAGAGCTCGTTGGCCATAGCCTGAGAATCTTCCAAGATTCTCTCTTCATCTAAAGTCATGATTTTGCGATCCAGCATCAAGATTTCGCCCCCGCAAATGCTAGTTTTCACATTACCCGCATGTGTGGAATAAACGATATTGGATATCACATTCCATTCATTCAAAGGACGGAGATTCGGAGCTTTTCCATCCAATATAATTATGTCCGCTCTCTTCCCCACTTCGATGGAGCCGAGCTCATCTCCCATACCGATGGCCTTGGCAGCATTTATAGTGGTGAAGTCGAGGACTTGTTGCGCGCTGCAAACGGTTGGATCCCAACGACTAGATTTCTGCAACAAGCACAGGGTTTTCATTTCCCCAAGCAAGTCCAGGCTGTTGTTGGTGCTGCACCCATCTGTTCCTAATGAAACGTTCACACCTTCTGCGAGCATCTCCGGAATGGGCGCTACGCCCCCGGTAGCTAGCTTCATATTACTGACCGGACAAGAGGCTATAGAAGTCTTGGAACGTGCTAGCGCCTTCACCTCATTCACCGTCAACCAAGCACAATGAGCTGCTAGGCACTGTGGACCAAGGAAGCCTATGCTTTCAAGCCATTCTGCTGGTCTCCTCCCTGTCGCCTCCTTATGCTCATAAACCTCTTTCCTAGTCTCAGATAAATGGAAATGCAGCAGTGCTCCCTGCGCTAAAGCGAATTCTTTTGAGGCCATGAAAGTCTCTTCCGAGCAAACGTAGACTCCTTGCAGCCCCACACCGGGGATTATTTTCTCCTTCCCTTTATGTGAAGCGTGGAAGTGCTTGCAGTTCTGCAAAGGCACTCCTTTCTGGGTGGTGAATCTCTGATCCAACACTGCCCAGCAAAGAACCCCCCTGAGACCCGAATTTTCCACCACCTTCGCTATAATATCCTCCGAGTAGTACAAATCCACAAATGTGGTAGTGCCAGAACGGATCAACTCCAGACATCCCAATCTAGCGCCAATGTCAATATCCTTCGCTTCTCTCTTCGCATCAGCTGCAAAGACCTTTTCCAGGAATTGGTCGAAAGGCATATCATCCGCTATGCCTCTCATGATGGCCATGGCCACATGGGTATGAGTGTTTATCAGGCCAGGCAGGACTATATCTCCGCTGGCATCGATTACCTGATCAGCTGATTCATTCACCTTCCCCACTTTAGCCAACTTTCCTTTCTCGATGAGGATGTCTCCGCGGAAGACGTGTCGCTTAGGGTTCTGAGTAACCACCATGCCGTTCTTGATGAGCAGACTCTTCATTCACACCAGGGCCAAATCCGAGTCAGCCTTAATCAATCTTTGTCGCATATGTGGAGGGAGTATGGATTAAATGAAAGCGAGGCTTTGAGGTGTGAGATGACAAAGATTATATTCTTGGGGACAGGGGGAGGACGATTCGCTACCGTTTACCAGGTGCGTCGCACCGGCGGAATATATCTAGAAGATGGGGCTCGGATACACCTCGACCCTGGGCCAGGAGCGTGCTTGGCCATGCGGAATATGCGCCTGGACCCTTCACGGACAGATGCCGTGATCATATCCCATTGTCATCCAGACCACTATGGGGACGCTGAGATAATCCTGGAGGGCATGACTTCATGCTCCTTCACCAGGAGAGGGTTGTTGGCAGGAAGCAGGAGCGCGATATTAGGTACAAGCGACTTTGGCCCTGCCATTTCTCGCTATCATCGTAGTATTATACCTGAAATTAAGGCCATGCTCCCTGGAGATGAGTTAGAGATAAAAGGGGTGCGCCTAAAAGCCACTCGCACTGCGCACACCGACCCTGATGGCATTGGCTTTCGCTTCTTGACCACCAAAGGCGTTGTTTGCTATGTGGGTGATACTGAGCTCCAGAATGAGATACTAGATGAGCATAAGGGCGCCAGGGTGCTGATCATGAATGTGACAACGCCTTTGCACTCGAGGGTCAGGTATCATTTGTGCACCGAAGATGCGGCAGAGATGGCAAGGGTGATCAAACCAGAGCTGGCAGTGATTACTCATTTTGGCTCTAAGATGGTGCATGATGGCCCCGAATATCAAAGACGATACGTGGAAGAGGAATCGGGGGTTAGAACCATAGCCGCGGAGGATTTCATGACTCTGCATTTAAACCAACGCATCTCGTTGCGCAGAATGAAGGCCGTTAAAGCATCTGGATAATCATGTAGAGACAATATTATTTTATGGCCAGAATGGTCTTTGGAAAAGGATGATCGTTTGTCAGATAGCAGGTTTCCTTGGCTCAGGCAAAACAACACTCATGATTCGCTTGGGTAAGGAGCTCAATCGGGCGGGGAAAAAGGTCGCTATAATCGTAAATGAAGTAGGCGAGGTAGGAGTGGATGGGACGTTAATCGATGCCTACGGCCTTCACGCAGTGGAGATCACTGAGGGATGTATTTGCTGCTCTTTATCTGGAAGCCTGCAGAACACCTTGAGGATAGTGGCTAAGGAATTCTCGCCCGATTTCATTCTGATAGAGCCCACGGGGTTGGCTCTGCCAAATAAAGTGAACGGTATAATCCGAGTCTCTATGGTGGAGACAGAGAGAAATGTCTCAGTGGCGCTGGTAGATGCTTTCAGGGCGGACGCCCTTTTTAAGGAGACCAGAGCTTTCTTCGCTAGGCAGATATCAGGGGTGGACGTAGTCGCGGTCAATAAAATCGATCTGGTGAGCGAAGAGAGGTTGAAGCAGATCGAAGCGCTTGTGAGAGAACTGGCTCCCGAGGCTAAGATAGCACGCATCTCCGCCCGCAAAGGACAGGGCGTGAATGAGCTTATGAAGGCTTTAGGGGTGGTTTGATGGAGGAAGACAGTAAAGCAATGGCGTCTGCGGGCTCATATGGAAGACGCGTACATTTCAAGCCTCGGGGCAAAATGGATGGAAAAACGCTAGCCTCAATCATGAACGCAGCTATGAGTCAGGCCGTACAGAACCTTATCCAAGGTGGCACACTATTGGGCCATTTTAAGGCCATAGCAACGACGGAAGAAGGCTTCGTGAAGATCAGCCTCATCGACCCAGTTATCGGCGCTGAGGCCGAAGATAACGTAAGCAGCAAAGACGTGGGTGAGGGTGTTATCAACATAATGGCAGCAGTGGCCGGACGCACTGACGAAGAGGTGAAAAGGGCCGTTGAAAACTGCATTTCTATTTTAGCCCGCTACCTTTGGATAGAGGAAAATAAGCAAATGACCTGCGCTAATAGAATCTTGGAACCGAGGTGAGACATTTGGAGGAGTTTGGAATAGCTTTGGACATAGGAACGAGCGGGACGAGGGCGCATGCACTAGACCTCAAGACAGGAAAGATCCTTTCCACCGCCATCACCGTGAGGCATCCCGTCCCTGGCATGAACGTGATGGATCATCTAACCTTTTGCATCGAGGTAGATAAGGATCTGGCTAGCAGGCTTTTGATAGATACCGCAAATCAACTTATGGGTATGCTGGGCGTCGATTTGAAAAAGGTGAAACGCCTGGCTATATGCGGAAACCCTATCCAGCTATCCATCTTTCAGAATATGGAGATAAGGGATTTGGCTTTTGCAGGAGAGAGAGCTCTAAAGGTAAGAGGCGTGGAGCTGCAAAAGCGAGACGCCAAGGTAATCAAGGCGGCAGATCTAGGCCTGGCCGTGAACCCTGAGGCTGATCTATTCGTGCCTCCTGCCATCAAACACGAAATTGGCGCAGACGCCCTAGCCATGATGGTTAAAAGTGGTCTCCTCGAAAGAAAGGAGAACTGCCTGGTGACAGACTATGGCACAAACGCAGAGATGGCGCTCAAAGTCGGGGATGAGATTTATACAGGCTCGGCAGCTGCTGGGCCAGCCATCGAGGGTCAGCACATAAGAAGCGGAATGCTTGCTTCTCCTGGAGCCATTTCCGATTTCGATTTCCAGTTCCAATGGCGCAACAAAGTCTTGGATGAGACGTTGATGGTGCAGGAAGGGGACCTGGTCGATCCAAGTACAGGTGTGGTGGTAGAGGAGGGGGCGATGCACGGGAAGGCCTTGGGGATTACGGGAACAGGAGTGATAGCCGCTATCGCCCTGGGTATGGAGACCAACTTAATAAAAACGCCTAATATATTAACCAATGATGGCGCCCTTCATTTCATGGATGGCATTGATCTTAGCCAACACGATTTTCAAGAGGCGGCAAAGACGTTTGGGGCTATGCGCGCGGGCCATTTCACCTTGTTAGAGCATGCCGGAATCAAGTTCGAAGAACTGGACAGCATGTATATGTCCGGAGCTTCAGGCACCTATGTGGATGCACTTAAAGCGCAAAAAGTAGGCCTCATACCTCCATCGTTCAATACTATATACCAAGTGGGCAACACCTCATTGGCCCTTGCCACTGATATTGTCCGGGACCCTGAGTGGATGGACAGACTACAAAGCATCGCCAACGGAATTCGCTCTAATCATGTTATGTTTGCTACCGATAAGGTATTCGAGCACATTTTCATTCAAGAATTGGCGTATTGGCAGGAAGGAATGCCGATTGAAGCCTACAACATGATGCTGCGCATGGAAGGGATACAAGAGCTCCCTTCGAAAATAAAGAGAGGTAAAGTGGTGAAGCTTGTCCAGCGAGATATTCCTGTACTAGGGGACAAGGGCTTGAAGATACTTCGCGACATTGGAGTTAGGATCGAAGGGTCTTTCTCTGGCTGTAATGGATGTAAGCGCTGCCTGAAAGAATGCCCAGAACGGGCCATAAGTATGGAGAAATTCAATGGTGGCTTTCACATATGCATATCCTCAGATTTATGTGGGGGAACTGCCTGCCTGCGCTGCGAGCAAGTTTGTCCAGAGAAGGTTTTCCGTTTCAAAGAGCTTAAAATTAGCAAATAGAGCTGAAGACTTTGCATGACAATAGGTTTAATAGTTAAAAAAAATACGGAATAATAAAGGATTAATAGATGAGGAGTGCAGCCTAAAAACCGTTCAAGGAACTTTGTTCTCTTGAGACGAAATAGAATAGAAAAAAAATTTGTGTTCAGAAAAGCCTGTCTATAATAATGGCAGAAATTCCACAGTGATTCGAAATATAATACATTCTCGTTGCGAACTCTAAAAGACCTATTGACCAATTCTTTCATTCATAAATAGGTGACAAATTGAGGCGAGATGATGCTTTGGCCCTAATACGCTCATACGCCAGACAAGAGAGTAACATAAAGCATATGCTAGCAGTTGGGGCGATAATGAGGAGAATGGCACATCGGTTGGGAGAAAATGAGGAGGAATGGGAGGTTACGGGCATCTTGCATGACATCGATTTCGAGATTTGCTGAGGCCCACATGAACATGGCCTCCTGGCTAGTAATATTCTAGAAGGGAAAGCGAGTAAATGCATTATAGAGGCCATAATGGCACATAATCATGAGTGCACAAATGTGCGAGTGGATAACAATCTGAAGAAAGCTTTGATCGCCTCAGATGCGGCCTCCGGCTTAATCATCGCCTGCGCTTTGGTTACACCTTCGAAAAAACTCGCTGACCTCCGGATGGAATCAGTAATCAAGAAATTTCATTCGAAGGATTTTGCCAAGAGAGTGGACCGAGGCAGGATCTCGCTTTGCGAGGAGATAGGGCTTCGAAGGGACGAGTTCTTGGCCATCTCTTTGGAAGCTTTAAAGATCATCTCTTCAGAACTTGGCCTATGATTCATTTTCAATAAATTCCAGATTAGCGATATTACTGAGTCAAATAAAGTAAAATTGGGAAAGGTTTTGGAATTGGTTTGAAATGGCGTTCACGGCTTACAATCCAT
This sequence is a window from Methanomassiliicoccales archaeon. Protein-coding genes within it:
- a CDS encoding 30S ribosomal protein S27e; translated protein: MVHTGNFVKVKCPDCQNEQIAFKRPSTPVTCHVCGSTLIRPRGGNGAFKGQLIEVVD
- a CDS encoding diphthine--ammonia ligase; the protein is MMNLAALFSGGKDSTYAAYLMEQMGHRVSVLVSVVPEDPYSLVFHTPNLHLLPLMAEAMGKSMVTVHSDGSEEGDLEALARALSLIKVDGVVTGAVASDYQWDRINGVCHKLGLRTFSPLWRKDQGLLMREIIGSGVRAMVVAVMAEGLGKEWLGRILDEKALEDLGSLKRSKGVSPSGEGGEYESLVLDSPLHIHPLVVSDYKSQISRDGGRILITHVELGDKKDGNSSFQCHG
- a CDS encoding 50S ribosomal protein L44e produces the protein MKMPRNIDTYCPFCKTHNEHEVERVKKKKASELKWGQRRFRRATSGYGGFPRPKPEGREKPTKRIALRYRCKKCKKAHQKPCFRAKKFELTE
- a CDS encoding RNA-protein complex protein Nop10, producing MKTSFRKCPKCQEYSLDERCGRCGVATVVPVPPRYSPEDRYGEYRRRLKREAGEIDGKY
- a CDS encoding ribbon-helix-helix domain-containing protein, with amino-acid sequence MEGDDLEKVTLRLPARYIRALDFLVKVDDFPSRSEAIRAAIRDFTYQRVEMVMEKVKKMEEAERTLAAMEEFEQQYLKK
- a CDS encoding ArsR family transcriptional regulator → MSKKDDTLVELLINTGMPKNVAKTLAFLRKKDETTSVEIEISTALRQPEVSIAMQELRRRKWVTKRDIKKEGKGRPVHAYKLAIPFEKIVEALEKEERKRIERIEANIEALKNVIQSEQA
- a CDS encoding proteasome assembly chaperone family protein, whose amino-acid sequence is MENIRIVYYEEPKLQSPVLVEGLPGVGNVGKLAAEHMVEQVKAVKFADIYSKYFPPQVLLDDEGVVRLVSNSLYYYKGKGKRPDIIFLTGDYQGLTPEGQYELSAFIIDLVRKWNVSRIYTLGGYGIGKMVEKPRVLGAATDKEMVEEMKAKGVIFSKGEPGSGIVGASGLLLGLGKIEGIKAVCLMGETSGYFVDPKGAEAVLRILASILGVELDFTELESKAEQIDLITSRLKELETPQEPKREDLGYIG
- the rpiA gene encoding ribose-5-phosphate isomerase RpiA translates to MDKKRAAAEKAVSMIKDGMIIGLGTGSTAAHAIELIGRRVAEGLSIVGIPTSTTTESLAKEAGIPLVSLDEVEKVDLTIDGADEVDPNLDLIKGMGGALLREKVVAFASTEEVIIVDDSKLVEVLGTKSPLPVEVVPFGHRKTAKALEALGCKAALKGGDRPFITDNGNLIYECKFRSIDDPKMLEAKIHLIPGVVECGLFLNLATKVVIASEKGTEVRSRSNLPRPAHFESHF
- a CDS encoding translation initiation factor IF-2 subunit alpha, producing MRKAPEFPEEGELVVCTVQNVKNFGAFVTLDEYGGKEGFVHVRDVATGWVKYIRDYIREGQKVVCKVLGVDPSKGHIDLSLKSVNEHQRREKIQQWKNETKAEKLLEIVAERLGITLDQAYERFADELIEKFGSLYNAFEQCSANEKTLEESGLSGPWTKVFIEVAKDNVTPPFVQISGVLELKCPASDGVEKIKSSILKGLERGKDRINVQYIGAPRYRIIVTAPDYKSAEEELRQVTGTIIESIKACGGEGEFHREAK
- a CDS encoding creatininase family protein, producing the protein MRAEELTAAEFADIVKKSPVAFMPFGAMEAHGPHLPLGTDSLQPEALCNALAKRLGGIVFPTISYGHHSSTRNMPGTIAISYDTLRSLTKDVLESLERNGITRMVLVSGHAGTLHMAAIRNAAEEFVRRSRAKVMVLSDYDIASMFPMSENREWPDGHGGMIETSRIMAIRPDLVRKQRPRGRFYDKGYMIVPDPETCMPEGMVGDTTEASAELGERVNSFILERLAELVERNLMR